In Penaeus vannamei isolate JL-2024 chromosome 4, ASM4276789v1, whole genome shotgun sequence, a single window of DNA contains:
- the LOC113815892 gene encoding uncharacterized protein yields the protein MEIEENIAHVNYKITIPKFSAYKDLNHTFTEVFPLSVNNLRFLWRLTIVPFIKESGETSRDDLINHDIGLSLECQKCNVNHPNLEVYCNVKGRDQHEKLLPRMDYNKMIWKDVLISRLALKVFNLLEDDKLVINLRFVVTGRDLKRAIDGVSEMSRDLSRLLESGAQSDIDLVTRDGVRLPVHSAILAVRSNLLQRAAKKGRVSAASTPRAQAETPPVKHVDTPINSTFGSMSSGYHSAASSPDAFASIASGPPPSAPVTTPMKALALHSPGPASPRSSPSSSKVSRRPPTPKRVALSQRPPTPRRNLSSRHLTPARSPSKRPLTPAAESPSKRTNVGRASIKFSEENKENKSLKIFHYRPRPSPSTCPGDSPGRATEAGEAPAGGKGPERLQVEVSMTASVATELLHWIYTGESDDLGALARPLLVAGIRHGMGGLTRACEDHLAAALTPASAPDVLYLAHKYGATSLREDALEYAVRKASEVTAQASWEALGERAPTLIMEFSRRLALHDHALTANA from the exons atggaaatagaggaaaatatcGCTCATGTAAATTACAAGATTACTATTCCCAAGTTTTCCGCGTACAAAGACCTAAATCACACGTTTACTGAAGTCTTCCCGCTCTCCGTAAATAATCTCCGTTTTCTGTGGAGGCTCACAATCGTCCCTTTTATTAAAGAAAGCGGTGAAACTTCCAGGGATGACTTAATCAATCACGATATCGGCTTATCGCTTGAATGTCAGAAATGTAATGTAAATCACCCAAATTTAGAGGTATACTGCAATGTAAAAGGAAGGGATCAACATGAAAAGTTGTTACCTAGAATGGATTATAACAAAATGATATGGAAGGACGTGCTAATATCAAGGTTAGCTCTCAAGGTGTTCAACCTCTTGGAGGACGACAAACTAGTCATAAATTTAAGGTTCGTGGTGACCGGTCGTGACCTTAAGCGAGCGATTGACGGTGTGAGTGAGATGTCCCGTGACCTAAGCCGCCTTCTGGAGAGTGGCGCTCAAAGCGACATCGATCTGGTCACCAGAGACGGCGTTCGGCTGCCTGTCCACTCCGCCATTCTCGCCGTGCGGTCGAATCTCCTGCAGAGGGCAGCCAAGAAGGGCAGGGTTTCTGCAGCGTCGACGCCCCGAGCGCAGGCGGAGACTCCACCTGTCAAGCACGTGGACACGCCCATCAATAGCACCTTCGGGAGCATGTCTTCAGGGTACCATTCCGCCGCCTCCTCCCCCGACGCCTTCGCCTCCATCGCCTCCGGCCCTCCGCCGAGCGCCCCTGTGACCACCCCGATGAAGGCCCTCGCGCTCCACAGCCCCGGCCCCGCTTCCCCCCGAAGCTCCCCGAGCTCGAGCAAAGTGAGCCGgcgcccgcccacgcccaagAGGGTCGCTTTAAGCCAGCGTCCGCCCACGCCTAGAAGAAATCTCAGCAGCCGTCACCTCACGCCGGCAAGAAGCCCCAGTAAGCGCCCTCTCACTCCCGCCGCAGAGTCTCCCAGCAAGCGGACTAATGTCGGCCGCGCCTCCATTAAGTTCTcggaggaaaacaaggaaaataagagTCTCAAGATCTTCCACTACCGCCCCAGGCCGTCCCCCTCCACGTGCCCCGGTGACTCCCCCGGGCGAGCGACGGAGGCGGGCGAGGCGCCGGCGGGGGGCAAGGGCCCGGAGAGACTACAGGTGGAGGTGAGCATGACTGCCTCTGTGGCCACGGAATTGCTGCACTGGATATACACAG GCGAGAGCGACGACCTGGGAGCCCTGGCGCGGCCGCTCCTGGTGGCGGGCATTCGGCACGGCATGGGCGGGCTGACGCGGGCGTGCGAGGACCACCTGGcggccgccctcacgcccgcctcCGCCCCCGACGTCCTCTACCTGGCGCACAAGTATGGGGCGACGTCGCTGCGGGAGGACGCCCTTGAGTACGCTGTTCGGAAG GCGTCCGAGGTGACGGCGCAGGCATCGTGGGAGGCCCTTGGAGAGCGCGCGCCCACGCTTATCATGGAGTTCAGCCGCCGACTCGCCCTGCACGACCACGCCCTCACTGCCAACGCATGA